The Cellulomonas sp. S1-8 genome has a window encoding:
- a CDS encoding electron transfer flavoprotein subunit beta/FixA family protein, with translation MRIVACVKFVPDIQSDRQLGPDGRVVRDGGDGTLNELDENAVEAALALAEEHDGEVVVLTVGPDDAVDAVRKGLQMGADEAVHVLDDGIAGSDAIGTAIVLAAAVRHLGATTPVDLVVTGMAGLDGLTSLLPTALAEALDLPALPLASSLTVDPAAGTATVVRRLDHAEETLTAHLPALVSVTDGINEPRYPNFKGIMAARKKPVTTLDLADLGVDHATVGAAGARTQVLEAAPRPPREDRVLVTDTGDAGTRLAAWLVERKLV, from the coding sequence GTGAGGATCGTCGCCTGCGTGAAGTTCGTCCCCGACATCCAGTCCGACCGGCAGCTCGGTCCCGACGGGCGCGTCGTGCGCGACGGCGGTGACGGCACCCTCAACGAGCTCGACGAGAACGCCGTCGAGGCGGCGCTCGCGCTCGCGGAGGAGCACGACGGCGAGGTCGTCGTGCTGACCGTCGGGCCCGACGACGCGGTCGACGCGGTCCGCAAGGGCCTGCAGATGGGCGCCGACGAGGCGGTCCACGTGCTCGACGACGGCATCGCGGGCTCCGACGCGATCGGCACCGCGATCGTGCTGGCGGCGGCGGTGCGGCACCTGGGTGCGACCACGCCGGTCGACCTGGTCGTCACGGGCATGGCCGGCCTCGACGGGCTGACGTCGCTGCTGCCGACCGCGCTGGCCGAGGCGCTCGACCTGCCGGCGCTGCCGCTCGCGTCGTCCCTGACGGTGGACCCGGCGGCAGGGACGGCCACGGTCGTGCGACGTCTGGACCACGCCGAGGAGACCCTGACGGCGCACCTCCCTGCCCTGGTGTCGGTGACAGACGGCATCAACGAGCCGCGGTACCCCAACTTCAAGGGCATCATGGCGGCCCGCAAGAAGCCCGTCACGACGCTGGACCTCGCCGACCTCGGGGTCGACCACGCGACCGTCGGCGCGGCCGGCGCGCGCACGCAGGTGCTCGAGGCCGCGCCGCGCCCCCCGCGCGAGGACCGCGTGCTCGTGACCGACACCGGCGACGCCGGTACCCGGCTGGCCGCCTGGCTCGTCGAGCGCAAGCTCGTCTGA
- a CDS encoding electron transfer flavoprotein subunit alpha/FixB family protein: MTATPVLVLLDHAADGTLRTPVRELLTLARGLAGDAGVHGVWAGGEDVAAAVPVLAAQGVTTVHRLVTDADVHLSSVLADGLQAALAASGSALLLLVSSFENKEAAARLAVRTGAGVVTDADGVSLDGARVVAHKTVLAGTWTTSCAVTAPTALVLVKANAVTAQDAAVPSAPQVVDLPVEVGAASGRVRLVARTEHAASGRPDLGSAHVVVVGGRGTEGNFAAVEELADVLGGAVGATRVATDEGWIGHDAQIGQTGVTVAPRLYVGAGVSGAVHHRGGMQASGTIVAVNSDPDAPIFEIADFGIVGDLFTVLPQAASELRRLRG, from the coding sequence GTGACCGCCACCCCCGTGCTCGTCCTGCTCGACCACGCCGCCGACGGCACGCTGCGCACGCCCGTGCGCGAGCTGCTGACGCTCGCCCGCGGGCTCGCGGGGGACGCGGGCGTCCACGGGGTCTGGGCGGGGGGCGAGGACGTCGCCGCGGCCGTCCCGGTGCTCGCCGCGCAGGGCGTCACGACCGTCCACCGGCTCGTCACCGACGCGGACGTGCACCTGTCCTCGGTGCTGGCCGACGGGCTGCAGGCGGCGCTCGCGGCGTCGGGCTCGGCGCTGCTGCTGCTCGTCTCGTCGTTCGAGAACAAGGAGGCCGCGGCGCGGCTGGCCGTGCGGACCGGTGCGGGCGTCGTGACCGACGCCGACGGGGTCTCGCTCGACGGCGCGCGCGTCGTGGCGCACAAGACGGTGCTCGCCGGCACGTGGACGACGAGCTGCGCGGTCACCGCGCCGACCGCGCTCGTCCTGGTGAAGGCCAACGCCGTGACCGCGCAGGACGCCGCGGTCCCGTCGGCCCCGCAGGTCGTCGACCTGCCGGTCGAGGTCGGTGCGGCGTCGGGCCGCGTCCGGCTCGTCGCGCGCACCGAGCACGCCGCGTCCGGGCGCCCCGACCTGGGCTCGGCGCACGTCGTGGTCGTCGGCGGGCGGGGCACCGAGGGCAACTTCGCCGCGGTCGAGGAGCTCGCCGACGTGCTGGGCGGCGCCGTCGGCGCGACGCGCGTCGCGACCGACGAGGGCTGGATCGGCCACGACGCGCAGATCGGGCAGACAGGCGTGACGGTCGCGCCGCGGCTCTACGTCGGCGCGGGCGTCTCGGGTGCCGTGCACCACCGCGGCGGCATGCAGGCGTCGGGGACGATCGTCGCCGTCAACAGCGACCCCGACGCGCCGATCTTCGAGATCGCGGACTTCGGGATCGTGGGCGACCTGTTCACGGTGCTGCCGCAGGCCGCGTCCGAGCTGCGGCGCCTGCGGGGCTGA
- a CDS encoding phosphotransferase has protein sequence MSADDVMALPLAFGGQRLDWRDLPRAVRERIETLAGARVTAEMSATSGFSPGFCAVLELTDGRAVFVKAVSSEQNPHSPELARAEIRAARALPPQVPAPTLRWWDDDGDWVLLGFDAVHGRSPELPWRADDLALVLSAIDDLARCAPAPGHALPRTEDLLADNFTGWRSVLAAPSDQRGHVAERLDETGQWALDHLDDLVRWEHDALRVCAGDVLVHGDLRADNVMIEETHDRVWMIDWPHASVGAPWIDLAFMLPSVALQGGAGDPAWLFSQREVADGVGIDDLRAALAGLSGYFAWSSCQPAPTGIPNLRTFQAAQAGATLRWLRDLS, from the coding sequence GTGAGTGCCGACGACGTCATGGCGCTGCCGCTCGCCTTCGGCGGACAGCGGCTCGACTGGCGCGACCTGCCGCGGGCCGTCCGCGAGCGCATCGAGACCCTGGCCGGGGCCCGGGTGACCGCCGAGATGTCCGCCACCAGCGGCTTCTCCCCCGGCTTCTGCGCCGTGCTCGAGCTCACCGACGGCCGCGCCGTCTTCGTCAAGGCCGTCTCGTCCGAGCAGAACCCGCACTCCCCCGAGCTCGCCCGTGCCGAGATCCGCGCGGCCCGCGCGCTGCCGCCGCAGGTGCCGGCGCCGACGCTGCGCTGGTGGGACGACGACGGCGACTGGGTCCTGCTCGGCTTCGACGCCGTGCACGGCCGCTCTCCGGAGCTGCCCTGGCGTGCCGACGACCTCGCGCTCGTGCTGTCCGCGATCGACGACCTCGCGCGCTGCGCGCCCGCACCGGGTCACGCCCTGCCGCGCACCGAGGACCTCCTGGCCGACAACTTCACCGGCTGGCGGTCGGTGCTGGCCGCCCCGTCCGACCAGCGCGGGCACGTCGCGGAGCGCCTCGACGAGACCGGCCAGTGGGCCCTCGACCACCTCGACGACCTCGTGCGGTGGGAGCACGACGCGCTGCGTGTGTGCGCCGGCGACGTGCTCGTGCACGGCGACCTGCGTGCGGACAACGTCATGATCGAGGAGACCCACGACCGGGTGTGGATGATCGACTGGCCGCACGCCAGCGTCGGCGCACCGTGGATCGACCTCGCGTTCATGCTGCCGTCCGTCGCGCTGCAGGGCGGCGCGGGCGACCCCGCGTGGCTGTTCTCGCAGCGCGAGGTCGCCGACGGCGTCGGGATCGACGACCTGCGCGCGGCCCTCGCGGGGCTCTCCGGGTACTTCGCCTGGTCGTCGTGCCAGCCGGCGCCCACGGGCATCCCGAACCTGCGCACCTTCCAGGCCGCACAGGCGGGCGCGACCCTGCGCTGGCTGCGCGACCTGAGCTGA
- a CDS encoding cysteine desulfurase family protein: MSAPRPCAAYLDHAATTPMRPAAISVLTAALASRGNPSSLHTAGRTARRTVEEARERLAAAVGARPSEVVWTAGGTEADNLAVKGLFWARRTQDTARRRLVVSAVEHHAVLDPAFWLAEHAGAELVLLPVDADGVVEVDALRAELDEHGDAVALISVMWANNEVGALQPLDDVVALAHRHGVPVHADAVQAVGQVPVDLAASGLDALTLSGHKVGGPGSAGALLVRRGLDVTPVLHGGGQERGVRSGTLDPALLAAFAVAVDEAVAARETHAARVGVLRDDLVARVLAGVPGATLRGPSDPAHRLPGNAHLTFTGCEGDSLLYLLDAAGVEVSTGSACQAGVPRPSHVLLAMGVGEDEARGALRFSFGWTSSSDDVDAAVAALPAAVERARAAGLSTLVGA, translated from the coding sequence GTGAGTGCTCCCCGCCCCTGCGCGGCCTACCTCGACCACGCGGCGACCACGCCGATGCGGCCCGCCGCGATCTCCGTCCTGACCGCCGCGCTGGCGAGCAGGGGCAACCCCTCGTCCCTGCACACCGCGGGTCGGACGGCGCGCCGCACGGTCGAGGAGGCGCGCGAGCGGCTCGCCGCCGCCGTCGGTGCGCGGCCCAGCGAGGTCGTGTGGACCGCGGGCGGGACCGAGGCGGACAACCTGGCGGTCAAGGGGCTGTTCTGGGCGCGCCGCACGCAGGACACGGCGCGGCGGCGCCTGGTGGTCTCGGCGGTCGAGCACCACGCGGTGCTGGACCCGGCGTTCTGGCTCGCGGAGCACGCGGGTGCGGAGCTGGTCCTGCTGCCGGTCGACGCCGACGGCGTCGTCGAGGTCGACGCGCTGCGGGCCGAGCTCGACGAGCACGGCGACGCGGTGGCGCTGATCTCCGTGATGTGGGCGAACAACGAGGTCGGTGCGCTGCAGCCGCTCGACGACGTGGTCGCGCTCGCGCACCGGCACGGGGTGCCCGTGCACGCGGACGCCGTGCAGGCGGTCGGGCAGGTGCCCGTCGACCTGGCCGCGTCCGGCCTGGACGCGCTGACGCTCAGCGGCCACAAGGTGGGCGGCCCGGGGTCGGCGGGTGCGCTGCTGGTGCGCCGGGGCCTCGACGTGACGCCCGTCCTGCACGGCGGTGGGCAGGAGCGCGGCGTGCGGTCCGGCACCCTCGACCCGGCGCTGCTCGCCGCGTTCGCGGTCGCCGTCGACGAGGCCGTCGCCGCGCGTGAGACCCACGCGGCCCGTGTCGGCGTGCTGCGGGACGACCTGGTGGCCCGGGTTCTGGCCGGTGTCCCGGGTGCGACGCTGCGCGGTCCGTCGGACCCCGCGCACCGGCTGCCCGGCAACGCGCACCTGACGTTCACGGGCTGCGAGGGCGACTCCCTGCTGTACCTGCTCGACGCCGCGGGCGTCGAGGTGTCGACCGGCTCCGCGTGCCAGGCGGGCGTGCCCCGGCCGTCGCACGTGCTGCTCGCGATGGGGGTGGGCGAGGACGAGGCGCGCGGCGCGCTGCGCTTCTCGTTCGGGTGGACGTCGTCGTCCGACGACGTCGACGCGGCCGTCGCGGCGCTGCCGGCGGCTGTCGAGCGTGCCCGTGCCGCCGGCCTGTCGACGCTGGTGGGTGCCTGA
- the mnmA gene encoding tRNA 2-thiouridine(34) synthase MnmA, translating to MRVLAAMSGGVDSAVAAARAVDAGHDVVGVHMALSRTPAQERTGSRGCCSIEDASDARRAADVLGIPYYVWDMSERFEATVVADFLREYAAGRTPNPCVRCNEHVKFAALLDKALALGFDAVCTGHYARVVEGADGVRELHRAADAAKDQSYVLAVMGPARLARAIFPLGDVASKSQVRAEAVARGLSVAAKPDSYDICFVADGDTSGFLRRALGEQPGEIVDEAGAVLGTHDGAYAYTVGQRRGLALGRPAPDGRPRYVLSVEPVQRRVVVGPAQALDVAHVRGDAAVWFTGVPADGAACTVQVRAHGADLPARVVCADDTSVTVDVAGAGLRGVAPGQSLVLYDGSRVVGQATVASTRAAADLADAGAGGHA from the coding sequence ATGCGCGTGCTGGCGGCGATGTCCGGGGGCGTCGACTCCGCGGTCGCGGCGGCGCGGGCCGTCGACGCGGGCCACGACGTCGTGGGCGTGCACATGGCGCTGTCGCGCACGCCGGCGCAGGAGCGTACGGGGTCGCGCGGCTGCTGCTCGATCGAGGACGCGTCCGACGCCCGCCGCGCCGCCGACGTCCTCGGCATCCCGTACTACGTGTGGGACATGTCGGAGCGGTTCGAGGCGACGGTCGTCGCGGACTTCCTGCGCGAGTACGCCGCGGGCCGCACGCCCAACCCGTGCGTGCGGTGCAACGAGCACGTGAAGTTCGCGGCGCTGCTCGACAAGGCGCTCGCCCTGGGGTTCGACGCCGTGTGCACCGGGCACTACGCACGGGTCGTGGAGGGCGCCGACGGGGTGCGCGAGCTGCACCGGGCGGCCGACGCCGCCAAGGACCAGTCGTACGTGCTCGCCGTCATGGGCCCGGCGCGCCTCGCCCGGGCGATCTTCCCGCTCGGGGACGTCGCCTCGAAGTCGCAGGTCCGCGCGGAGGCCGTCGCGCGGGGCCTGTCCGTGGCGGCCAAGCCGGACTCGTACGACATCTGCTTCGTCGCCGACGGCGACACCTCGGGCTTCCTGCGGCGCGCGCTCGGCGAGCAGCCGGGCGAGATCGTCGACGAGGCGGGGGCGGTGCTCGGCACGCACGACGGCGCCTACGCCTACACCGTCGGGCAGCGACGTGGCCTCGCGCTGGGCCGCCCCGCACCCGACGGGCGTCCCCGCTACGTGCTGTCGGTGGAGCCCGTGCAGCGCCGCGTGGTCGTCGGGCCGGCGCAGGCGCTCGACGTCGCGCACGTGCGCGGCGACGCGGCCGTGTGGTTCACGGGCGTCCCGGCCGACGGGGCCGCCTGCACGGTGCAGGTCCGCGCGCACGGCGCCGACCTCCCGGCCCGCGTCGTCTGCGCCGACGACACGTCCGTGACCGTCGACGTCGCCGGCGCCGGCCTGCGGGGCGTGGCACCCGGGCAGTCGCTCGTCCTGTACGACGGCAGCCGCGTCGTCGGGCAGGCCACGGTCGCCTCGACGCGCGCAGCCGCCGACCTCGCCGACGCGGGTGCGGGCGGCCACGCGTGA